From Vreelandella neptunia, the proteins below share one genomic window:
- a CDS encoding response regulator produces the protein MQSNEREHFWNAIVWPSLWPLLLVQAALVVLCIVVGAMMWWMSPSNASWSTMLWLMAALLIGSSLNVCAFLMLVKTRARHKDARFMHELTELERHSQALCTTAARALPEHKCSPPDAADESHLPLQRLASVNEVLASLERCMNCSQVASTATKQTWQEHEQTLLDDLQHQQRQLKHLMAGRERAREESRLKSGYLSLLQHETDNLLDHLNSMANKVITDKCRQNVMEVHEHVADIRALLTNLIQQGSDQGSYGHNPGQGAVGNESGVGGEPTAQQRSLRVLVVDDGPVNLMLARQMLETQGLKVEGVSSGEQALERQKSTNFDLVFMDIFMPTLDGLETTRRWREFERERGGSQSVLVALTANVDNAGRDACLAAGMDDLLAKPYQPETLLNMIARWFPGSVNATPPE, from the coding sequence ATGCAATCCAATGAAAGGGAACACTTTTGGAACGCCATCGTTTGGCCATCTCTGTGGCCTCTGCTGCTTGTGCAAGCCGCATTAGTTGTGCTTTGCATAGTGGTTGGCGCCATGATGTGGTGGATGTCGCCAAGCAATGCTTCGTGGAGCACGATGCTATGGCTGATGGCAGCCCTGCTGATCGGCAGTAGTTTAAATGTCTGCGCCTTCCTTATGCTGGTTAAAACACGTGCTCGGCATAAAGATGCTCGTTTTATGCATGAACTCACCGAGCTTGAACGGCATAGTCAGGCACTCTGCACCACCGCAGCGCGTGCGCTACCTGAGCATAAATGTTCACCGCCAGATGCCGCTGACGAATCTCATTTACCCCTTCAGCGGTTGGCTAGCGTTAATGAAGTGCTAGCCAGTCTTGAACGCTGCATGAATTGCTCGCAAGTGGCCAGCACCGCCACCAAGCAAACCTGGCAGGAACATGAACAAACGCTGTTGGACGACCTCCAGCACCAGCAACGGCAACTTAAACATTTGATGGCTGGCCGGGAAAGAGCGCGGGAAGAGTCGCGTTTAAAATCAGGCTATTTGTCACTACTGCAACATGAAACAGACAACTTGTTAGATCATTTAAATTCCATGGCTAATAAAGTAATTACCGATAAATGTCGGCAAAACGTCATGGAAGTACACGAACACGTGGCGGATATACGAGCGCTATTGACCAATCTTATCCAGCAGGGTTCTGATCAAGGCTCTTATGGGCATAACCCTGGACAAGGAGCCGTAGGCAATGAGTCGGGAGTTGGCGGCGAACCTACCGCTCAGCAGCGCAGTTTGCGTGTATTAGTCGTCGACGATGGTCCAGTGAATTTGATGCTCGCCCGGCAAATGCTGGAAACCCAAGGCTTAAAGGTGGAAGGGGTTAGCAGCGGAGAGCAGGCGCTGGAGCGCCAAAAAAGTACCAATTTTGACCTGGTATTCATGGATATCTTTATGCCCACCCTGGACGGTCTTGAAACCACTCGGCGTTGGCGGGAGTTCGAACGTGAACGTGGCGGCAGTCAAAGTGTGCTGGTCGCACTAACGGCAAACGTCGACAATGCCGGGCGCGATGCCTGTCTAGCCGCGGGTATGGATGACCTGCTCGCCAAGCCGTATCAGCCCGAAACGCTGCTTAATATGATTGCTCGCTGGTTTCCAGGCTCTGTTAACGCAACGCCGCCTGAATGA
- a CDS encoding sulfite exporter TauE/SafE family protein, which translates to MTIAMTLAIYLGLGAVAGTMAGVFGVGGGIIIVPVLVFAFELQNIAPEIIMHLAIGTSLATILVTGSSSTLGHFRRGSIHRAWLKALLPGLVLGSVAGAFVADNLSGSSLGTMFGIFVLLISTKMVFGLTPKPGSAAPSNWVMALAGGAIGTVSALFGIGGGAMTVPLLSRCGASMTQAVGTAAAVGLPIALVGALAFIVVGWGNPLLPAWATGFVMWPAFFSIVVTSVPFARLGVKLAHVLPAHALRLSFALLLAVVGVRFLLS; encoded by the coding sequence ATGACCATCGCCATGACGTTAGCGATTTACCTAGGTCTAGGGGCAGTCGCAGGAACAATGGCCGGCGTGTTTGGCGTGGGCGGTGGCATTATCATTGTTCCCGTGCTGGTGTTTGCCTTTGAGCTGCAAAACATCGCCCCAGAAATTATCATGCATCTAGCCATTGGCACCTCCCTCGCTACTATCCTGGTCACCGGCTCATCTTCTACACTCGGGCATTTTCGTCGCGGCAGCATTCACCGTGCATGGCTTAAAGCCTTGCTACCAGGCTTAGTGTTGGGTTCCGTCGCTGGGGCGTTTGTTGCAGATAATCTCTCAGGCTCCTCGCTGGGAACTATGTTTGGCATCTTCGTTCTACTCATTTCCACCAAGATGGTGTTTGGGTTGACGCCCAAACCCGGCAGTGCCGCGCCAAGCAACTGGGTAATGGCGCTGGCAGGTGGGGCGATTGGCACAGTGTCAGCGCTGTTTGGGATTGGCGGTGGCGCGATGACCGTGCCGCTATTGTCACGTTGCGGTGCCAGCATGACCCAGGCGGTAGGTACGGCAGCGGCGGTCGGGCTGCCTATTGCGCTAGTGGGAGCGCTGGCATTTATCGTGGTGGGGTGGGGTAATCCGCTGCTGCCTGCTTGGGCGACTGGCTTTGTTATGTGGCCAGCGTTCTTCAGTATTGTTGTCACCAGCGTTCCATTTGCCCGCTTAGGCGTTAAACTTGCCCACGTTTTGCCTGCCCATGCGCTACGACTCTCCTTCGCGTTACTGTTGGCAGTGGTAGGGGTTCGCTTCCTGCTCTCCTAG
- the lgt gene encoding prolipoprotein diacylglyceryl transferase: MINYPTIDPVAISLGPLQVHWYGLMYVVGFVAAWWLGCRRASRIGLNNDDIGDLLFYCAIGVVAGGRLGYALFYGLGQWTADPLWIFRVWDGGMSFHGGLLGVLLAAWIFARRKQLAFLTLTDFIAPLVPIGLGAGRIGNFINHELPGRVTSLPWGMPFPGMGPEPRHPSALYEALLEGLVLFAILWWVSAKPTARGFLSGLFLVCYGVFRFLVEFVRLPDAHIGFIAFGWVTMGMLLSLPMIALGLVIIAWSRSQPVNIKDAS, encoded by the coding sequence ATGATTAATTACCCGACGATTGACCCAGTGGCTATCTCTTTGGGGCCGCTGCAAGTCCATTGGTATGGCCTGATGTACGTAGTGGGTTTTGTCGCCGCCTGGTGGCTCGGCTGTCGGCGCGCATCACGTATCGGTCTCAATAATGACGATATCGGTGATTTGCTTTTCTACTGTGCGATCGGTGTCGTTGCTGGTGGGCGCTTAGGGTACGCGCTGTTCTACGGACTAGGGCAGTGGACAGCCGACCCGCTGTGGATTTTCCGCGTATGGGATGGTGGTATGAGTTTTCACGGCGGCCTCCTCGGCGTATTGCTCGCCGCCTGGATATTCGCCCGGCGTAAACAGCTGGCATTCTTAACGCTCACCGATTTTATCGCTCCTCTGGTGCCAATCGGTTTGGGCGCCGGGCGTATCGGTAACTTTATTAACCATGAGCTGCCGGGCCGCGTGACATCACTGCCCTGGGGCATGCCGTTCCCTGGCATGGGGCCTGAACCACGCCACCCATCAGCGCTCTATGAGGCTTTGCTAGAAGGTCTCGTGCTGTTCGCCATTCTGTGGTGGGTCTCTGCCAAACCGACTGCTCGAGGCTTTTTATCCGGGCTGTTTTTAGTCTGCTACGGCGTGTTCCGCTTTCTGGTCGAGTTTGTCCGCCTGCCCGACGCCCACATCGGCTTTATCGCCTTCGGCTGGGTTACTATGGGCATGCTGCTCTCGCTCCCCATGATCGCGCTTGGCCTCGTCATCATCGCCTGGTCGCGCTCTCAGCCAGTCAACATAAAGGACGCAAGCTAA
- a CDS encoding thymidylate synthase: MTATTPALEQPYLDLMQTVLEHGVDRHDRTGVGTRSVFGHQMRFDLSRGFPLLTTKKLHLRSIIHELLWFLKGDTNIAYLKENGVRIWDEWADENGDLGPVYGYQWRSWPDPKGGSVDQIAKVLGQIRTTPQSRRLIVSAWNPAQVDEMQLPPCHCLFQFYVANGKLSCQLYQRSADIFLGVPFNIASYALLLAMVAQVTGLQPGEFIHTLGDAHLYSNHLEQAKEQLTRTPNAAPKLVLNPEVDDLFAFRFEDIHIDAYEAHPHIKAEVAV; the protein is encoded by the coding sequence GTGACTGCTACAACGCCCGCGCTTGAACAACCCTATTTAGACTTGATGCAAACCGTTCTGGAGCATGGTGTTGACCGCCACGACCGTACAGGTGTCGGCACTCGCTCCGTGTTTGGTCACCAAATGCGCTTCGATTTATCGCGCGGCTTTCCGCTACTAACGACCAAAAAGCTCCACCTGCGCTCTATTATTCACGAACTTCTATGGTTCCTGAAAGGCGACACCAACATTGCCTACCTAAAAGAGAACGGGGTGCGGATCTGGGACGAGTGGGCGGATGAAAACGGCGATCTAGGTCCCGTTTACGGCTACCAATGGCGCAGCTGGCCCGACCCCAAAGGCGGCAGCGTTGACCAAATTGCCAAGGTGCTCGGTCAAATTCGCACTACACCACAGTCGCGCCGCCTAATTGTCTCTGCCTGGAACCCGGCTCAGGTCGATGAAATGCAGCTCCCGCCTTGCCACTGCCTGTTTCAGTTTTATGTCGCCAATGGAAAACTGTCGTGCCAGCTTTACCAACGCAGCGCCGATATTTTCCTCGGTGTGCCGTTCAATATTGCAAGCTACGCCTTACTGCTGGCCATGGTCGCCCAAGTGACCGGTCTGCAACCGGGTGAATTTATCCACACCCTGGGCGACGCGCACCTGTACAGTAACCACCTTGAACAAGCCAAAGAGCAGTTAACGCGCACGCCTAATGCAGCGCCTAAGTTGGTGCTTAACCCTGAAGTAGACGACCTGTTCGCATTCCGTTTTGAAGATATTCACATTGATGCTTACGAGGCGCACCCGCACATAAAAGCCGAGGTAGCGGTATGA
- a CDS encoding dihydrofolate reductase yields MSQQNDTSNQNGAFDSLVPVAMIVAMAKNRVIGVDGKLPWYLPEDLKFFKRITQAKPLVMGRKTYASIGKPLPNRLNVVVTRNAEFSHEGVRVCHDLPAALELADQHATIEAAEEIMVMGGGEIYRQALPFAQRLYITEVDINVEGDATFPDFDPNEWQEVQRVAGQPAEGQPNYDFVVYERIAD; encoded by the coding sequence ATGAGCCAACAAAACGATACGAGCAACCAAAACGGCGCTTTCGATTCCCTGGTGCCGGTGGCAATGATCGTTGCCATGGCTAAAAATCGAGTGATCGGCGTAGATGGCAAGTTACCCTGGTACCTGCCCGAAGATTTAAAGTTTTTCAAACGCATTACTCAGGCAAAACCGCTGGTGATGGGACGTAAAACCTACGCTTCCATTGGCAAGCCGCTGCCGAACCGGCTTAATGTGGTTGTCACCCGCAATGCTGAGTTTTCCCACGAAGGTGTACGCGTGTGTCATGACCTGCCCGCAGCGCTAGAGCTAGCCGACCAGCACGCCACTATAGAAGCGGCAGAAGAGATCATGGTTATGGGAGGCGGGGAAATTTACCGTCAGGCGTTGCCCTTTGCCCAGCGGCTGTACATAACGGAAGTGGATATAAACGTAGAAGGCGACGCAACGTTTCCTGACTTCGACCCCAATGAGTGGCAAGAAGTACAGCGCGTAGCGGGGCAGCCAGCAGAAGGGCAGCCAAACTATGATTTCGTCGTTTACGAGCGCATCGCCGACTGA
- a CDS encoding ProQ/FINO family protein: MAASLINMLDDLETRLERTQAELQALREENQRLKQQLAQKDAHAQSVPSPESTTAVETETHSEAVLHTAILDEEVPEEQAHNENAPVETVPVETALEEKAESSTTAETAKTPSPHALLNQWYERYPNAFFKGHTKPLKVGIHQELAEREEWPNKLIRRALANYVNLPRYIKAVREGVERVDLDGQPAGKVDKEAALHAAEKRGDKKQKRADKEAAGQPKRAQPKPSPADNKPRIEASKPPEVEKDEPRKQLSMEDKLLGLQQKFKGR, encoded by the coding sequence ATGGCCGCCAGCTTAATAAATATGTTAGACGATTTAGAAACGCGTCTTGAACGCACACAAGCTGAGCTACAAGCCCTGCGTGAAGAAAACCAGCGGCTAAAGCAGCAATTGGCGCAGAAAGATGCCCATGCGCAAAGCGTGCCAAGCCCGGAATCTACGACGGCAGTAGAAACTGAAACCCATAGCGAAGCAGTTCTCCATACAGCAATCCTCGACGAAGAGGTTCCTGAAGAGCAAGCACATAATGAAAATGCTCCCGTCGAAACTGTCCCTGTTGAAACAGCTTTAGAAGAAAAAGCCGAATCATCCACTACCGCTGAAACGGCCAAGACGCCTTCACCGCACGCTTTGCTTAATCAGTGGTACGAACGGTACCCCAACGCATTTTTTAAGGGCCACACCAAACCGCTAAAAGTGGGTATTCACCAAGAGCTTGCCGAGCGGGAAGAGTGGCCCAATAAGCTGATTCGTCGCGCCTTAGCCAACTACGTAAACCTTCCCCGCTACATAAAAGCAGTGCGAGAGGGCGTAGAGCGGGTCGATTTGGATGGCCAGCCCGCTGGCAAGGTCGATAAAGAAGCGGCGCTCCATGCGGCGGAAAAACGCGGTGATAAGAAACAAAAGCGCGCTGATAAGGAAGCGGCTGGGCAGCCAAAAAGAGCGCAACCTAAGCCCTCGCCTGCCGATAACAAACCTCGTATAGAAGCTTCTAAACCGCCTGAAGTGGAAAAAGATGAGCCGCGTAAGCAGCTTAGCATGGAAGATAAATTGTTAGGCTTACAGCAGAAGTTCAAAGGCCGCTGA
- a CDS encoding porin yields the protein MKKTLLATAIVSAIAALGATSSVQAATVYDQDGTKLDVYGRIAMGIRGGGPEFSGTQEIDNGAEFVDVYSRLGLRMSHAISSDLTAFGRVEWRFDGDERTGPSGNGNTGFKEVRQSYIGLQSDQFGTFQAGNFDAFYNQFVSLPFDVYIDRGFEFAGHPTQSRGDSIGYYTPDLSGFTVFLQGKHYSSRGEFEPNDGSEVAAQGGVRYAQGPVTVGLGFIDDIEEGNGNDEVRYGLIGSYDFTDQFSARLGYETRDDNDVLGGGFDTAGLGGTFTTGPWAFAVDYYNIDRDNNDDSNAWAAGSYYKVSSNFDVFLELADGDAPTVNRDTTLGDLTDEVYWLTGARYHF from the coding sequence ATGAAAAAAACACTTTTAGCGACTGCTATCGTTAGTGCAATTGCTGCTTTAGGCGCTACTTCAAGCGTTCAAGCTGCAACTGTTTATGACCAAGACGGTACTAAGCTGGATGTCTATGGCCGTATTGCCATGGGTATCCGTGGTGGTGGCCCTGAGTTCAGCGGCACACAAGAAATCGATAACGGCGCAGAGTTCGTAGACGTTTACTCACGTCTTGGTCTGCGCATGAGCCATGCAATTTCTAGCGACCTGACTGCCTTTGGTCGTGTTGAGTGGCGTTTCGACGGTGACGAGCGTACCGGCCCTAGCGGCAACGGCAACACCGGCTTTAAAGAAGTTCGTCAGAGCTATATCGGTCTGCAAAGCGATCAGTTCGGTACTTTCCAGGCGGGTAACTTTGACGCTTTCTACAACCAGTTCGTTTCTCTGCCCTTCGATGTTTACATCGACCGCGGCTTCGAATTTGCTGGTCACCCAACTCAGTCACGTGGCGACTCTATCGGTTACTACACGCCTGACCTGAGTGGCTTCACTGTCTTCTTGCAGGGCAAACACTACAGCTCACGTGGCGAATTTGAGCCTAATGACGGCTCTGAAGTGGCTGCTCAAGGTGGTGTTCGTTACGCTCAAGGCCCGGTTACAGTCGGTCTAGGCTTTATTGACGATATCGAAGAAGGCAATGGTAACGACGAAGTACGTTACGGCCTGATCGGCTCTTACGACTTTACCGACCAGTTCTCTGCGCGACTGGGTTATGAAACCCGTGACGATAATGATGTTCTTGGCGGCGGTTTCGATACAGCTGGTCTAGGTGGTACATTCACCACTGGTCCTTGGGCTTTCGCTGTTGATTACTACAACATCGACCGCGACAATAACGATGACAGCAATGCCTGGGCAGCTGGTTCTTACTACAAAGTTTCCAGCAACTTCGATGTGTTCCTAGAACTTGCTGATGGCGATGCGCCGACCGTTAATCGTGACACCACTCTTGGTGACCTGACTGACGAAGTATATTGGCTGACAGGCGCTCGTTACCACTTCTAA
- a CDS encoding porin, whose translation MHKKQLAVAVASLLSISSVQAAALYDQDGTKLDIYGRIAMGIAGGGPEFDSAGNKVDDGPEFVDVYSRLGFRMSHAVTSDLTALGHLEWRFTGDERNTAQGFNEIRQSYIGLSSKQYGTLLAGNFNSMYAQFVSLPFDVYQDRGLLFKSSGLQSWGDSIAYYTPELNGFTSFLQVKHYSERGLTPAEQSGDGSDVAAQGGIRYQQGPFKIGFGAVENAVRGGGSGNDEVLYGLIGTYALSDQLSLRLGIETQDNSDTYGKGFETVGLGGTYSTGPWAFTADYYNVDRDEGEESNAWAAGGYYKFSSAFDVFIELADSDSPSVRSSGGMQDMFWITGARYHF comes from the coding sequence ATGCATAAGAAGCAGTTGGCGGTAGCGGTAGCTAGCTTGTTGAGTATCTCCTCGGTTCAAGCCGCAGCGCTTTATGACCAGGATGGTACGAAGCTGGATATTTACGGCCGTATTGCCATGGGTATTGCGGGCGGTGGCCCTGAGTTTGATAGCGCTGGCAATAAGGTCGATGATGGCCCGGAATTCGTAGATGTATACTCCCGCCTAGGGTTTCGAATGAGCCATGCAGTCACTTCAGATCTAACGGCGTTAGGTCATTTGGAGTGGCGGTTTACAGGCGATGAGCGCAACACGGCTCAGGGCTTCAACGAAATTCGACAAAGCTATATCGGCTTATCAAGTAAGCAGTACGGAACCTTACTGGCGGGTAATTTTAATAGCATGTATGCCCAGTTTGTCTCGCTGCCGTTTGACGTTTATCAAGACCGCGGATTGCTATTTAAATCATCGGGTTTACAGTCTTGGGGCGATTCGATTGCTTACTACACGCCAGAACTGAACGGTTTTACTTCTTTCCTACAAGTTAAGCACTACAGCGAGCGTGGATTAACGCCTGCTGAGCAAAGTGGTGATGGCTCTGATGTCGCGGCCCAAGGTGGTATTCGCTATCAGCAAGGCCCGTTCAAAATTGGGTTTGGTGCGGTGGAAAACGCAGTTCGTGGTGGCGGTAGCGGAAATGATGAAGTGCTGTATGGCCTTATTGGCACATACGCGCTATCTGACCAGCTATCCCTGAGATTGGGTATCGAAACCCAAGACAACAGCGACACTTACGGAAAGGGGTTCGAAACGGTCGGTTTAGGTGGTACTTATTCCACAGGGCCCTGGGCGTTTACTGCAGATTACTACAACGTAGACCGTGACGAAGGTGAAGAGAGCAACGCCTGGGCTGCGGGTGGTTATTACAAGTTTTCCAGTGCATTCGATGTGTTCATCGAATTGGCTGATAGTGATTCACCAAGTGTGCGGAGTAGTGGCGGTATGCAGGACATGTTTTGGATAACCGGGGCGCGGTACCACTTCTGA
- the pgm gene encoding phosphoglucomutase (alpha-D-glucose-1,6-bisphosphate-dependent), whose amino-acid sequence MEAVLKAFYEQQPSANVPQERVSFGTSGHRGRSIERTFNASHIYAITQAVVDYRCEAGYQGPLFLGFDTHALSRPAWECALQVLAANKVPVFVEKDHGYTATPLISQAILHHNHPHDQAAPDVALADGLIITPSHNPPEDGGIKYNPHHGGPADTDATGWIELRANAYLLRQLEDVLTVPVEEAIAHAQEYDFTAHYVAKLGSVVDIAAIQGADLALGADPMGGTALPVWQAIAAHYNLNLDVVNTTVDPAFAFMPPDHDGKIRMDCSSPAAMANLLKIKDRFDIAFGNDPDADRHGIVDASGLMNPNHFLAVCIDYLITHRPEWAASLKIGKTLVSSSMIDRVVASHQRELYEVPVGFKWFVEGLHVGWLAFGGEESAGASLLTRDGKAWSTDKDGIVLCLLAAEIMAVTGKTPSEYYRTLTERFGEPFYKRVDTACSPEEKAAFKKLSAESVTEKTLAGDAITAVLVGAPGNGAAIGGIKVTTKNGWFAARPSGTESLYKVYAESFKGAQHLDELIENAKVLLAGVLA is encoded by the coding sequence ATGGAAGCCGTCTTAAAAGCATTTTACGAACAGCAGCCGAGTGCTAACGTCCCTCAGGAGCGGGTGTCGTTTGGTACCTCTGGCCATCGTGGCCGTTCCATTGAGCGTACGTTTAATGCTTCGCATATTTATGCCATCACCCAGGCAGTGGTCGACTACCGGTGTGAGGCGGGCTACCAGGGGCCCCTGTTTTTAGGTTTTGATACCCATGCGCTTTCGCGCCCTGCCTGGGAGTGCGCGCTGCAGGTGTTGGCTGCCAATAAGGTACCGGTATTTGTCGAGAAAGATCACGGCTACACCGCGACGCCGCTGATCAGCCAGGCGATTCTGCACCACAATCATCCCCACGATCAGGCGGCGCCAGATGTGGCGCTCGCGGATGGCTTAATCATCACGCCTTCGCACAACCCGCCAGAAGATGGCGGCATTAAGTACAACCCGCACCACGGTGGCCCTGCGGATACTGACGCCACCGGCTGGATTGAGCTGCGTGCAAATGCTTATCTGCTGCGTCAGTTGGAAGATGTGCTCACCGTGCCGGTTGAGGAGGCGATTGCTCACGCGCAGGAGTACGACTTCACGGCGCATTACGTCGCAAAGCTAGGTAGCGTGGTGGATATTGCCGCCATCCAAGGTGCAGACTTGGCGTTAGGCGCCGATCCTATGGGCGGCACCGCACTGCCGGTATGGCAGGCGATAGCGGCGCACTACAATCTGAATCTTGATGTCGTAAATACCACGGTTGATCCGGCGTTTGCGTTTATGCCACCGGATCACGACGGTAAGATCCGCATGGATTGCTCAAGCCCGGCGGCAATGGCTAACTTGCTCAAGATTAAAGACCGCTTCGATATCGCCTTTGGCAACGACCCGGATGCTGACCGTCACGGAATAGTGGATGCCAGTGGCCTGATGAATCCGAACCACTTTTTGGCTGTGTGTATCGATTATCTGATTACACATCGCCCTGAGTGGGCCGCGTCGCTAAAAATAGGCAAGACGCTAGTATCATCCTCAATGATCGATCGAGTGGTGGCTTCCCATCAGCGCGAGCTGTATGAAGTGCCGGTGGGCTTTAAGTGGTTTGTAGAAGGCCTGCACGTGGGCTGGCTCGCCTTTGGCGGCGAAGAGAGCGCTGGTGCAAGTTTGCTAACCCGTGACGGCAAGGCATGGTCCACGGATAAAGACGGTATAGTGCTTTGTTTGTTGGCAGCGGAAATTATGGCGGTCACCGGCAAAACGCCTAGCGAGTATTACCGTACGCTTACCGAGCGCTTTGGTGAGCCTTTTTACAAGCGCGTTGATACCGCCTGTTCACCCGAAGAGAAAGCAGCGTTTAAAAAGCTGAGCGCTGAGAGCGTGACTGAGAAAACCCTTGCAGGTGACGCTATCACCGCTGTATTGGTAGGCGCGCCGGGCAATGGCGCTGCTATTGGTGGTATCAAAGTCACTACCAAAAACGGCTGGTTTGCCGCTCGACCAAGTGGCACTGAATCGCTTTACAAGGTGTATGCCGAAAGCTTTAAAGGCGCACAGCACTTGGATGAATTGATTGAGAACGCCAAGGTATTGTTGGCTGGTGTACTGGCCTGA
- a CDS encoding REP-associated tyrosine transposase, with amino-acid sequence MTSYRRTHVPGDCYFFTVVTYARQPLLADRLNIESLGRAFRRVKEERPFVMDAFVLLPDHLHCLWRLPEGDADYSSRWRDIKKYASQEFFFPPGTHNAWQRGFWEHAIRDEKDWQSHMDYIHYNPVKHGWTRAPQDWEWSSFQQCVQKGWYAPDWGTQKAPYIAAMDWE; translated from the coding sequence GTGACATCCTATCGACGCACACATGTTCCTGGCGACTGCTACTTTTTTACCGTCGTTACCTACGCACGACAACCCCTTCTGGCAGATCGTCTCAATATCGAATCCCTCGGGCGTGCTTTCCGCAGAGTTAAAGAAGAACGCCCCTTCGTAATGGATGCATTCGTACTGCTCCCCGATCACCTCCACTGCCTATGGAGACTGCCTGAAGGCGACGCGGACTACTCTTCACGATGGCGGGATATTAAAAAATACGCCTCACAGGAATTCTTCTTCCCACCCGGCACCCATAATGCATGGCAACGAGGCTTCTGGGAACACGCCATCCGTGATGAAAAAGACTGGCAAAGCCATATGGATTACATCCATTACAACCCCGTAAAACACGGCTGGACTAGAGCACCCCAGGACTGGGAGTGGTCAAGCTTTCAACAATGCGTTCAAAAAGGCTGGTACGCCCCCGACTGGGGCACCCAAAAAGCCCCCTACATTGCCGCAATGGATTGGGAGTAA